The proteins below come from a single Fodinicola acaciae genomic window:
- a CDS encoding cyclase family protein, translating into MLPTYAELLARTDGPPASSWGLFGERGTAELAGAEQVIAAAGTVRRGAVFNLDYPLDTFDPPFFARRTPPVQTIVSNHADHRDDRIDNFWPQVSSQLDGLRHFRHGEHGFYDGVPADKIQVGTPDLGINRWAEKPVVGRGLLVDVAAYREAAGRPIDHAAGERLPVSDVDGAMAAQNVAPRQGDILLLHTGWTHWYVSDPTEKSRQDVRAGIRSTGLAQRNETLEWLWDNHFSIAGSDTLALEALPAAADSPTAGNLAGGMLHPNILGLLGLPIGELWRLHELAEDCASDRVYECLVVIKPLNITGGVASPPNATAIK; encoded by the coding sequence ATGCTGCCAACGTACGCCGAACTGCTCGCCCGCACCGACGGACCGCCGGCGTCCAGCTGGGGTCTGTTCGGCGAGCGAGGCACCGCCGAGCTGGCCGGCGCCGAGCAGGTGATCGCCGCCGCCGGCACGGTCCGCCGCGGTGCCGTTTTCAACCTCGACTATCCGCTCGACACCTTCGATCCGCCGTTTTTCGCGCGGCGTACGCCGCCAGTCCAGACGATCGTGTCCAACCACGCGGACCACCGCGACGACCGGATCGACAACTTCTGGCCGCAGGTGTCCAGTCAGCTCGACGGCCTCCGGCATTTCCGGCACGGCGAGCACGGTTTCTACGATGGCGTGCCGGCGGACAAAATCCAGGTCGGCACGCCGGATCTCGGCATCAATCGGTGGGCCGAGAAGCCGGTGGTCGGCCGCGGCCTTCTGGTCGACGTCGCCGCGTATCGCGAGGCCGCCGGCCGGCCGATCGACCACGCCGCCGGCGAACGCCTGCCGGTGTCCGATGTGGACGGTGCGATGGCCGCGCAGAACGTCGCGCCACGACAGGGCGACATCCTGTTGTTGCACACCGGCTGGACGCACTGGTATGTCAGCGACCCGACCGAAAAGTCGCGCCAGGACGTACGCGCCGGCATCCGGTCGACCGGTCTGGCTCAGCGGAACGAAACGCTGGAATGGCTGTGGGACAACCATTTCTCCATCGCCGGATCCGACACGCTCGCGCTGGAGGCGTTGCCGGCGGCGGCCGACTCACCGACCGCCGGAAACCTGGCCGGCGGCATGCTGCATCCCAACATCCTCGGTCTGCTCGGGCTGCCGATCGGTGAGCTGTGGCGGCTGCACGAGCTCGCCGAGGACTGCGCGTCGGACCGGGTGTACGAATGCCTGGTGGTGATCAAGCCGTTGAACATCACCGGCGGCGTCGCCTCGCCACCGAACGCGACGGCGATCAAGTAG
- a CDS encoding RraA family protein — translation MRIAPLPEDLIELTAAWTGERFPDGRPKVADQTLRQLANATTEQAWDVLRKHGFHRQFAGGWRQTHPGRVLVGRAVTAQFLPHRPDYDAAVVAAGAREGHLEGDRQNSWIIETLRTGDVMVCDIFGKVKDGTVIGDNLGSAIAARTGVGAVIDGGIRDLQGLSELDNANIFFRDNDPTAIADVTLAGINLPVRLGEATVLPGDVILGTPSGIMTIPPQLAETVAVAAEDIRIRDIFGKLRLSQRTYTSAQIDVGVWAPEIEADFQDWLTKR, via the coding sequence ATGAGGATCGCACCGCTTCCCGAGGATCTGATCGAGCTGACCGCGGCCTGGACCGGCGAGCGTTTTCCGGACGGCCGGCCGAAGGTCGCCGACCAGACGTTGCGCCAGCTCGCCAACGCGACCACCGAGCAGGCCTGGGACGTGCTGCGCAAACACGGTTTCCATCGGCAGTTCGCCGGCGGTTGGCGGCAGACCCATCCCGGTCGGGTGCTCGTCGGCCGCGCGGTGACGGCGCAGTTTCTGCCGCATCGTCCCGACTACGACGCTGCCGTCGTCGCCGCCGGCGCGCGCGAGGGTCATTTGGAAGGCGATCGGCAGAACTCGTGGATCATCGAGACGCTGCGGACCGGTGACGTGATGGTGTGCGACATTTTCGGCAAGGTCAAGGACGGCACGGTGATCGGCGACAACCTCGGCTCGGCGATCGCCGCGCGCACCGGCGTTGGTGCCGTCATCGACGGCGGCATCCGCGACCTGCAGGGACTGTCCGAGTTGGACAACGCCAACATTTTCTTCCGTGACAATGATCCGACCGCGATCGCCGATGTCACGCTGGCCGGCATCAACCTGCCGGTGCGGCTCGGCGAGGCGACGGTGCTGCCCGGTGACGTGATCCTTGGTACGCCGAGCGGCATCATGACCATTCCGCCGCAGCTGGCCGAGACGGTCGCGGTGGCCGCCGAGGACATCCGGATCCGCGACATCTTTGGAAAACTGCGACTCTCGCAGCGCACGTACACCTCGGCGCAGATCGACGTCGGCGTGTGGGCACCGGAGATCGAGGCCGATTTCCAGGACTGGCTCACGAAGAGATAG
- a CDS encoding citrate synthase, translating to MDEGPYLSTEQVARRLGVKPETVYAYVSRGLLTSIRGTGRRGSRFAAAEVDRLASRGREQRPAGAVERIRTAVTLLDGDSLYYRGKDATDLARTSSVEAVAAGLWTGDFTTAEPFPVSPVAAVVRACAALPADARLVDRIRLSMDVLGALDPLRFDLSAGTSVRIARSLVGCVVAALPTEAPLNGDFVTALWSRLTTHPAHPACVAILRAALILLADHDLAVSTLAVRVAASSRANLYAALSAGLGAFDGQLHGTVSTLAYRFLAEAVENPLAALSNHLRTGRPLPGFGHRVYTRRDPRADLLLDMLADVRHRSARAVSGAVADIRDARPETFANVDVALGAMMHAFDMRSDAGEAIFATARLIGWTAHAIEEYAEEPLRFRPSGVYVGTAPISS from the coding sequence GTGGACGAAGGGCCATACCTGAGCACCGAGCAGGTCGCTCGACGGCTCGGGGTGAAACCCGAGACGGTGTACGCGTACGTCAGCCGCGGCCTGCTGACCAGCATCCGTGGCACCGGCCGGCGCGGCAGCCGGTTCGCCGCCGCCGAGGTCGACCGGCTGGCCAGCCGTGGTCGCGAGCAGCGACCGGCCGGTGCGGTGGAAAGGATCCGCACGGCCGTCACGCTGCTGGACGGCGATTCTCTTTACTACCGTGGCAAAGACGCCACGGACCTGGCGCGTACGTCCTCCGTCGAGGCGGTCGCCGCCGGCCTCTGGACCGGAGATTTCACCACCGCGGAGCCATTCCCGGTGTCGCCGGTCGCGGCGGTCGTACGCGCGTGTGCCGCATTGCCGGCGGATGCTCGCCTGGTCGATCGGATCCGGCTCTCGATGGACGTGCTCGGCGCACTCGACCCGCTGCGTTTCGACCTGTCCGCAGGCACCTCCGTACGCATCGCACGCTCTCTCGTCGGCTGCGTCGTGGCCGCTCTGCCAACGGAAGCGCCGCTCAACGGCGACTTCGTCACGGCATTGTGGTCGCGGTTGACCACACATCCGGCGCATCCGGCCTGTGTCGCGATCCTGCGCGCCGCACTGATTCTGTTGGCGGACCACGATCTCGCGGTGTCGACGCTGGCCGTACGCGTCGCCGCCAGCAGCCGCGCCAATCTCTACGCCGCGCTTTCAGCCGGGCTCGGCGCCTTCGACGGCCAGTTGCACGGCACCGTGAGCACGCTGGCCTACCGGTTTCTGGCCGAGGCGGTCGAAAACCCGCTGGCCGCGCTTTCCAACCACCTGCGCACCGGCCGTCCGCTGCCTGGCTTCGGTCACCGCGTCTATACGCGCCGCGATCCGCGCGCGGACCTGTTGTTGGACATGCTCGCCGACGTGCGGCACCGGTCGGCGCGCGCCGTTTCCGGTGCGGTGGCCGACATCCGCGACGCGAGACCGGAGACGTTCGCCAATGTCGACGTCGCGCTCGGCGCCATGATGCACGCTTTTGACATGCGTTCCGACGCCGGCGAGGCGATTTTCGCCACTGCGCGGCTGATTGGCTGGACGGCGCACGCGATCGAGGAATACGCCGAGGAACCGCTGCGCTTCCGGCCCTCCGGCGTCTACGTGGGGACCGCGCCTATCTCTTCGTGA
- a CDS encoding citrate/2-methylcitrate synthase → MSLVSDPVTPIEVPRGLKNVVVTETQLGDVRGGEGFYHYRQYSAIELAERKSLEDVWYLFTYGQLPDSRQLAEFRTTVAPLRRLPDEVRSVLRSIALAGATFQPLAGLRTALSLIGAARGLKPVYDLDPAQRQADALLVSAVTPTVLAALYRIRQGQEPVEPREDLSAAANWLYMVSAAVPDDRKVEAIERYLVSTVDHGFNASTFTARVVASTGADVVAAVAAAIGSFSGPLHGGAPDRALEALDAIGTPERTDAWVRAEILAGRRIMGFGHPVYQTEDPRARMLRGIAQDLGGELVDFAVQVERRVIAVLAELKPGRELPVNVEFYAGVVMELCGLPRSMFTPTFAASRVIGWCANILEQAADRKIIRPIARYAGPPAPQPVR, encoded by the coding sequence ATGTCACTGGTCAGCGATCCGGTCACCCCGATCGAGGTGCCGCGCGGACTGAAGAACGTCGTCGTGACCGAGACCCAGCTCGGCGACGTGCGTGGCGGTGAGGGTTTCTACCACTACCGCCAGTATTCGGCGATCGAACTCGCCGAACGAAAATCGTTGGAGGACGTGTGGTATCTGTTCACGTACGGACAGTTGCCAGACAGTCGGCAGCTCGCGGAGTTTCGTACGACCGTCGCACCGCTGCGGCGGCTGCCCGACGAGGTGCGATCAGTGCTGCGCTCGATCGCGCTCGCTGGCGCGACCTTCCAGCCGCTTGCCGGCCTGCGTACGGCATTGTCGCTGATCGGCGCGGCGCGCGGCCTGAAACCGGTCTATGACCTCGATCCGGCGCAGCGGCAGGCGGACGCGCTGCTGGTGAGCGCCGTCACACCGACGGTTTTGGCCGCGTTGTACCGGATCCGCCAGGGACAGGAGCCGGTCGAGCCGCGGGAGGATCTGTCAGCGGCGGCAAACTGGCTCTACATGGTCAGCGCAGCGGTGCCGGACGACCGTAAGGTCGAGGCGATCGAGCGATATCTGGTGTCGACCGTCGACCACGGTTTCAACGCGTCCACCTTCACCGCGCGAGTGGTGGCCTCGACCGGCGCGGACGTGGTGGCAGCGGTCGCCGCCGCGATCGGCTCGTTTTCCGGTCCGCTGCACGGTGGCGCGCCGGATCGCGCACTGGAGGCATTGGACGCCATCGGCACGCCGGAGCGTACGGATGCCTGGGTCCGCGCGGAAATCCTCGCCGGCCGGCGGATCATGGGGTTTGGCCACCCCGTCTACCAGACCGAGGACCCGCGCGCCAGGATGCTGCGGGGGATCGCGCAGGACCTCGGCGGCGAGCTGGTCGATTTCGCCGTACAGGTCGAGCGGCGGGTCATCGCGGTGCTGGCCGAGCTCAAACCTGGACGCGAACTGCCGGTGAACGTGGAGTTCTATGCCGGTGTGGTCATGGAGTTGTGCGGCCTGCCGCGATCGATGTTCACACCGACGTTCGCCGCGAGCCGGGTCATCGGCTGGTGCGCGAACATCCTGGAGCAGGCCGCCGACCGTAAGATCATCCGGCCTATCGCGCGTTACGCGGGTCCACCGGCGCCGCAGCCGGTGCGGTGA
- a CDS encoding ArnT family glycosyltransferase, whose product MIGLFLIAVVAVEAAAVARLHGWRGAAAVVRLSVLMAAVVFVGTALLSWPRLLGTPAMSLAWLAAAVGLAGYLAWRRQFSRPRELPARLRGWYARLTFAERFGGGFLLLLLLAELVSALIRWPTGIDALAYHLPRIEHWRVDHSIAPYPAGIVRQVLLAPGAEYLMLAVRLLADSPRYAALVTWLATAGTAVVLHRVAGQLGCGRAGRMVAAVVGSTVPMLVVQASSTLNDPVLAFFLLCFVSLVLELRNGGGGWRLAAMTGLALGAAVVTKTTAFPILLGFGLWWSWLLVRRGWRGIAAGALAGTLVVAILAPFMAMTAAVFGSPLGSGRYVTEAVMREHDPLNIAVNVAKFAATEMVTSNASQQNAVCRGVDFMAKTTGVPLDNPKTAFFGDDFSCDYGLTEMVAPSPVQFTMVAAAVVALVCFGLAAQRAYALAVLVSGLAIGAALAYQSWITRLLMPALVLAAPLAPVAVSRLAAMWPWVRENRAAIGGAMVVCAVLAGTEAVVFGAPRPLMDAPGLMSGPMSTPAGQMIYNAPAVRDAIEQLRATKPKTVGLVQYENSPEFAIWQLLGATEDKVRIVNVRSAVPGLRADASDVDAVLCVAGRDPAECGDVFPAGWRKTVYSTPKSAVVAVVALPYGPRASSS is encoded by the coding sequence GTGATCGGGCTTTTCCTCATCGCCGTCGTCGCCGTGGAGGCTGCCGCCGTGGCGCGCCTGCACGGCTGGCGTGGTGCGGCGGCGGTGGTGCGACTGTCCGTGCTGATGGCTGCCGTCGTTTTCGTCGGCACGGCACTGTTGTCGTGGCCGCGGCTGCTCGGCACGCCGGCGATGTCGCTGGCATGGCTCGCCGCGGCCGTTGGCCTGGCCGGATATTTGGCCTGGCGTAGGCAGTTTTCCCGGCCGCGCGAGCTGCCGGCAAGATTGCGCGGCTGGTATGCGCGACTCACCTTCGCGGAGAGGTTCGGCGGCGGATTCCTGCTGCTCCTGCTGCTCGCCGAGCTGGTGTCTGCGCTGATCAGATGGCCGACCGGCATCGACGCGCTGGCGTATCACCTGCCGAGGATCGAGCACTGGCGAGTGGATCATTCGATCGCGCCGTATCCGGCCGGCATCGTCCGCCAGGTGCTTTTGGCGCCGGGTGCGGAATATCTCATGTTGGCCGTACGGTTGTTGGCAGACTCACCGCGTTATGCGGCGTTGGTCACCTGGCTGGCCACTGCTGGCACGGCGGTCGTCCTGCATCGGGTGGCCGGTCAGCTCGGCTGCGGCCGCGCCGGCCGGATGGTCGCCGCGGTGGTCGGCTCGACCGTACCGATGTTGGTGGTGCAGGCTTCCAGCACCCTGAACGATCCGGTGCTGGCGTTTTTCCTGCTGTGCTTCGTCAGCCTGGTGTTGGAGCTGCGAAACGGCGGCGGTGGCTGGCGGCTCGCGGCGATGACCGGTCTCGCACTCGGTGCCGCTGTCGTCACCAAGACGACCGCTTTCCCTATCCTGCTGGGATTCGGTCTCTGGTGGAGCTGGCTGTTGGTCCGGCGCGGTTGGCGGGGGATTGCCGCGGGTGCGCTCGCCGGCACGCTGGTGGTGGCGATTTTGGCGCCGTTCATGGCGATGACCGCGGCCGTCTTCGGGTCACCGCTCGGCTCGGGGAGATATGTGACCGAGGCGGTCATGCGCGAGCACGATCCGCTGAACATCGCGGTGAACGTGGCGAAGTTCGCCGCCACCGAAATGGTCACGTCCAATGCCTCGCAGCAAAACGCGGTCTGCCGTGGCGTTGACTTCATGGCGAAGACCACCGGTGTGCCGTTGGACAATCCGAAAACGGCGTTCTTCGGCGATGACTTCAGTTGTGACTACGGACTGACGGAGATGGTCGCGCCGTCGCCGGTACAGTTCACCATGGTCGCCGCCGCGGTGGTGGCGCTGGTCTGTTTCGGACTCGCCGCTCAACGGGCGTACGCGTTGGCGGTGTTGGTGTCCGGCCTCGCGATCGGCGCGGCGTTGGCGTACCAGTCATGGATCACGCGCCTGCTCATGCCGGCGCTCGTACTGGCCGCTCCGCTCGCGCCGGTCGCGGTCAGCCGGCTCGCCGCGATGTGGCCGTGGGTCAGGGAAAACCGCGCCGCGATCGGTGGAGCGATGGTGGTGTGTGCCGTTCTCGCCGGCACCGAAGCGGTGGTGTTCGGCGCACCTCGGCCGTTGATGGACGCGCCAGGCCTGATGTCCGGGCCGATGTCCACGCCCGCCGGCCAGATGATCTACAACGCCCCGGCCGTACGCGACGCCATCGAGCAGTTGCGCGCGACCAAGCCGAAAACCGTCGGTCTCGTCCAATATGAGAACAGTCCGGAGTTCGCGATCTGGCAGCTGTTGGGTGCGACCGAGGACAAGGTGCGGATCGTCAACGTGCGCAGCGCGGTCCCCGGATTGCGCGCGGACGCCAGTGATGTCGACGCGGTGCTATGTGTTGCCGGCCGCGATCCCGCCGAATGCGGTGACGTGTTTCCGGCCGGTTGGCGGAAAACTGTTTACAGTACGCCGAAATCGGCCGTCGTCGCCGTGGTCGCGCTGCCGTACGGCCCCAGAGCCTCGTCGAGCTGA
- a CDS encoding HNH endonuclease, with translation MLSQAEARRRVQHARMFCPNMALTGEMLAPKLDIAAEAMRRGDLADSQLDAIRTVITKLPAHVDYQQRREAEAAMVEGAKHMDAGRLYRLGTRLHAYLDPDGAAPSDKEDANPRRELHLHTGRDGRLALRGILDAETGSLLQEVLSPLAKPEGEDGKPDPRSAAERNGDALADILNLVADAGKLPIQGAKRPHLTVTISWEMLRDCLGVARAYEGLTISPETARRLACDADIIPVILNSEGVPLDVGRKERLAGPELRKALIARDKGCTRPVRHTRSHHIVSWVDGGTTCLENCVLLCDRHHREIHHTDWTIRMNNGHPEFIPPLDMDYEQKPLRNTYHLYG, from the coding sequence TTGCTCTCGCAGGCCGAGGCTCGTCGCCGGGTGCAGCACGCTCGGATGTTCTGTCCCAACATGGCGCTGACCGGTGAAATGTTGGCACCAAAGCTGGACATCGCCGCCGAAGCGATGCGCCGCGGCGATCTGGCCGATTCTCAGTTGGACGCCATTCGTACGGTCATCACCAAGCTGCCGGCGCATGTGGACTATCAGCAGCGCCGCGAGGCCGAGGCGGCGATGGTCGAGGGCGCCAAGCACATGGACGCCGGCCGGCTCTACCGCCTCGGCACCCGCTTGCACGCCTACCTGGATCCCGACGGCGCCGCACCCTCAGACAAGGAAGACGCGAATCCGCGCCGCGAGTTGCATCTGCACACCGGCCGCGACGGCCGCCTCGCGTTGCGCGGCATCCTCGACGCCGAGACCGGCTCCCTGCTGCAGGAAGTGTTGTCGCCGTTGGCCAAACCAGAAGGCGAGGACGGTAAGCCCGATCCTCGGTCAGCTGCCGAGCGTAACGGTGACGCGCTGGCCGATATTCTCAATCTGGTGGCTGATGCGGGGAAGTTGCCGATCCAGGGCGCGAAGCGGCCGCACCTGACGGTGACGATCTCGTGGGAGATGCTGCGCGACTGTCTGGGTGTGGCGCGCGCGTACGAAGGCCTGACCATCAGCCCGGAAACCGCCCGGCGCTTGGCCTGCGACGCGGACATTATTCCGGTCATCCTCAACTCCGAAGGCGTACCACTGGACGTCGGCCGCAAGGAACGGCTGGCCGGTCCAGAGTTGCGGAAAGCGTTGATCGCACGGGACAAAGGTTGTACGCGGCCCGTCCGGCACACGCGGTCGCATCACATTGTGTCGTGGGTGGATGGTGGCACCACGTGCCTGGAAAATTGCGTGTTGCTCTGCGACCGGCACCACCGCGAAATTCACCATACCGACTGGACCATACGGATGAACAACGGCCACCCCGAGTTCATCCCACCACTCGATATGGACTACGAGCAAAAGCCGCTCCGAAATACCTATCACCTGTACGGCTGA
- a CDS encoding gamma carbonic anhydrase family protein, which translates to MTEPFLAAIGDRRPHIDDGAFLAAGCRIIGDVRIGTESSIWYGTTIRADTTEIVIGAQTNIQDHSVLHADPGFPTRVGDRVSVGHNVVIHGSTVEDDVLVGMSATLLNGTVVGAFSIIAAGATVLENTRIPAGSLVVGTPARVVRELSEADRQRISVNAEVYRYLAQEHRSLKRL; encoded by the coding sequence GTGACCGAACCGTTCCTGGCCGCGATCGGCGACCGGCGGCCGCACATCGACGACGGCGCGTTTCTGGCCGCCGGTTGCCGGATCATCGGTGACGTGCGCATCGGCACCGAGTCGAGCATCTGGTATGGCACCACGATCCGCGCGGACACCACCGAAATCGTCATCGGTGCGCAGACCAACATCCAGGATCACAGTGTGCTGCATGCCGATCCGGGTTTTCCGACGCGCGTCGGCGATCGGGTTTCGGTCGGTCACAACGTCGTCATCCACGGGTCCACAGTGGAGGATGACGTACTGGTCGGAATGTCGGCGACGTTGCTCAACGGCACGGTCGTCGGCGCCTTCTCGATCATCGCCGCCGGCGCGACCGTACTGGAGAACACACGGATCCCGGCCGGCTCGCTGGTGGTCGGCACGCCGGCGCGCGTGGTCCGTGAGCTGTCCGAAGCCGACCGGCAGCGGATCTCGGTCAATGCGGAGGTTTACCGCTATCTGGCACAGGAGCACCGGTCCCTGAAACGGCTTTAG
- a CDS encoding crotonase/enoyl-CoA hydratase family protein yields the protein MPDAVRVERNGPVTTVVLSRPQARNAVDGPTAAALAAAFREFDADQEAAVAVLWGEGGTFCAGADLKAIGTPAGNQVTDDGDGPMGPTRMRLGKPVIAAIAGHAVAGGLELALWCDLRVVDETAVFGVFCRRWGVPLIDGGTVRLPRLIGTSRAMDMVLTGRAVAAAEAFQMGLANRVVSAGQERAEAEKLAAELAALPQTCLRHDRLSLLEQESFDEPAAIVNELVHGRISLSAEALAGAGRFANGAGRHGA from the coding sequence ATGCCAGACGCGGTGCGAGTCGAGCGGAACGGTCCGGTGACCACGGTCGTGCTTTCCCGGCCACAGGCGCGAAACGCGGTCGACGGACCGACCGCCGCCGCATTGGCGGCCGCGTTTCGTGAGTTCGACGCCGACCAGGAGGCGGCCGTCGCCGTGCTTTGGGGAGAAGGCGGCACTTTCTGCGCCGGCGCCGACCTCAAGGCGATCGGTACGCCGGCCGGCAACCAGGTGACCGACGACGGCGACGGTCCGATGGGGCCGACCCGGATGCGGCTCGGCAAGCCGGTGATCGCCGCGATCGCCGGCCACGCGGTCGCCGGCGGCCTGGAGCTGGCCCTGTGGTGCGACCTGCGGGTGGTCGACGAGACGGCGGTTTTCGGCGTGTTCTGCCGGCGCTGGGGTGTGCCGCTGATCGACGGCGGTACGGTCCGGCTGCCGCGGCTGATCGGCACCAGCCGGGCCATGGACATGGTGCTCACCGGTCGCGCGGTCGCCGCCGCGGAGGCTTTCCAGATGGGGCTGGCCAACCGGGTCGTGTCGGCCGGCCAGGAGCGCGCGGAGGCCGAGAAACTGGCCGCCGAGCTGGCCGCGCTGCCGCAGACCTGCCTGCGGCACGACCGGCTTTCGTTGCTGGAGCAGGAATCTTTCGACGAGCCGGCGGCGATCGTCAACGAGTTGGTGCACGGCCGGATCTCGCTGTCCGCCGAGGCGCTGGCCGGCGCCGGGCGTTTCGCCAACGGCGCCGGCCGGCACGGCGCCTAG
- a CDS encoding TetR/AcrR family transcriptional regulator: MDKRRDLLDGALTVFARDGYTRASIEALAKAGGVSTRTIYNQFGDKATLFHAVIQDSAEQVAAAHIGMIHRYLTKIIDVEADLIEFARVWASPLPEFDVHFALVRQVHAEARHIPPAALAAWQESGPLRVRDELAAALRRIADAGHLEIEDAELAASHFTHLVSGDATSRLHRGADPLPAAEIHRLSDAGVRAFLHGYGKR; encoded by the coding sequence ATGGACAAGCGTCGTGACCTGCTCGACGGTGCGCTCACCGTGTTCGCGCGTGACGGCTACACGCGTGCCAGCATCGAGGCGCTGGCAAAGGCCGGCGGCGTGTCGACGCGTACGATCTACAACCAGTTCGGCGACAAGGCGACCCTGTTCCACGCGGTCATCCAGGACAGCGCCGAGCAGGTCGCGGCCGCGCACATCGGCATGATCCACCGCTATCTCACCAAAATCATCGACGTCGAGGCCGACCTGATCGAGTTCGCCCGGGTCTGGGCCAGTCCGTTGCCGGAGTTCGACGTACATTTCGCGCTGGTCCGTCAGGTGCACGCCGAGGCGCGGCACATTCCGCCGGCCGCTTTGGCCGCCTGGCAGGAAAGCGGGCCGTTGCGCGTACGCGATGAGCTGGCGGCGGCACTGCGCCGGATCGCCGACGCCGGTCACCTGGAGATCGAGGACGCCGAGCTGGCCGCGTCACATTTCACCCACCTGGTCTCGGGTGACGCCACGTCACGGCTGCACCGCGGTGCGGATCCGTTGCCGGCGGCCGAGATCCACCGGTTGTCCGACGCCGGCGTACGCGCTTTCCTGCATGGCTATGGCAAACGCTGA
- a CDS encoding DHA2 family efflux MFS transporter permease subunit: MVVFGAFAAHLDGSLVNIGLDVIGRDLRAGLGAVQWVASGYLLALAVSLPLTNWLSRRVGAGRLWLVALAAFTVASVLCAAAPTVELLIGLRVVQGLAGGLLLPAGQTILGRAVGPARLGRVMATTGIVVSLAPALGPVIGGLMLHSLSWRWLFAINLPIGLIGLVLGLRYVPRGEPEPPRRLDWPGLLLISAGLPLIVYGLTEVDGGWPLLLAGAVLLVSFVILALRRKHPLLDLRLYRNRVYAAASLASAATGLLMFGTALLFPLYFQIAYHDGVLETGLRLFTLGGGTAACLPLVGRLIDRYGGGAVSLFGCGCVLVVSLPFAFLGTALNPLAVLVLLVLLGGSLAFAAVPTSTAAYKTVRSDQLPDATTQVNIVMRIGGALGAALFAVTLARGLAGGADAAFRGAFTVMAVAAAVAVASAFWVWSELRRPQQVEV; this comes from the coding sequence GTGGTTGTTTTCGGCGCGTTCGCGGCACATCTGGATGGTTCGCTGGTCAACATCGGGTTGGACGTGATCGGTCGCGACCTGCGCGCCGGGCTTGGCGCGGTGCAGTGGGTCGCGAGTGGCTATCTGCTCGCGCTGGCGGTCTCGCTGCCGCTGACCAACTGGCTGAGCCGGCGGGTCGGCGCCGGCCGGCTCTGGCTGGTCGCGCTCGCCGCCTTCACCGTCGCGTCCGTCCTGTGTGCCGCCGCGCCGACGGTCGAGCTGCTGATCGGCCTGCGGGTCGTGCAGGGACTGGCCGGCGGCCTGTTGCTGCCGGCCGGCCAGACGATCCTCGGCAGGGCCGTCGGTCCGGCGCGGCTCGGCCGGGTGATGGCCACCACCGGCATCGTCGTGTCGCTGGCGCCGGCGCTGGGGCCGGTGATCGGTGGCCTGATGTTGCACTCGCTGTCGTGGCGCTGGCTTTTCGCGATCAACCTGCCGATCGGCCTGATCGGACTGGTCCTCGGCCTCCGGTACGTCCCGCGTGGCGAGCCGGAGCCGCCCCGCCGGCTCGACTGGCCAGGTCTTTTGCTGATCAGCGCTGGACTTCCGTTGATCGTCTACGGACTCACCGAGGTCGACGGCGGCTGGCCGCTCCTGCTCGCCGGCGCGGTTTTGCTTGTCAGCTTTGTGATCCTGGCGCTGCGCAGGAAACATCCGCTGCTGGACCTGCGGCTCTATCGCAACCGGGTGTACGCGGCGGCCAGCCTCGCGTCCGCCGCGACCGGCCTGCTGATGTTTGGCACCGCGCTGCTTTTCCCGCTGTACTTCCAGATCGCCTATCACGACGGCGTGCTGGAAACCGGTCTGCGGCTGTTCACGCTCGGCGGTGGCACCGCCGCCTGCCTGCCGCTCGTCGGCCGGTTGATCGACCGGTACGGCGGTGGTGCCGTCTCGCTTTTCGGTTGCGGCTGCGTGCTGGTCGTCAGCCTGCCGTTCGCCTTCCTCGGTACGGCCCTGAATCCGCTCGCCGTGTTGGTCCTTTTGGTGCTCCTTGGCGGGTCTCTGGCCTTCGCCGCGGTGCCGACCAGCACCGCGGCATACAAGACCGTACGCTCCGACCAGCTGCCAGATGCCACCACGCAGGTCAACATCGTGATGCGGATCGGCGGCGCGCTCGGTGCCGCGCTGTTCGCCGTCACGCTCGCTCGCGGTCTCGCCGGCGGCGCCGACGCCGCCTTCCGCGGCGCGTTCACGGTGATGGCGGTGGCGGCAGCGGTGGCGGTCGCGTCGGCCTTCTGGGTCTGGAGCGAGCTACGCCGGCCGCAGCAGGTCGAGGTCTGA